The following are from one region of the Strix uralensis isolate ZFMK-TIS-50842 chromosome 4, bStrUra1, whole genome shotgun sequence genome:
- the EXOSC9 gene encoding exosome complex component RRP45: MKATPLSNCERRFLLRAIEERKRLDGRQCYDYRNVRISFGADHGCCIVELGKTRVLAQVSCELVPPKPNRPTEGILFFNLELSPMAAPGFEPGRQSELLVRLNRLIERCLRNSKCIDTESLCVVAGEKVWQIRLDLHLLNHDGNIIDAASIAGIVALCHFRRPDVSVQGEEVTVYTPEERDPVPLSIHHMPICVSFAFFQQGTYLLVDPSEREECVMDGLLVIAMNKHREICTIQSSGGVMLVKDQVLRCSKITAVKVAEITELIQKALENDQKVRKEGGKFGFAESIPNQKITAFKMESAAVDTNNVEEQAEEIITKADPPSEVCAKPILHTPGTAQIGEGIENSWGELEESEREEAAEEEAESEAAAFECQKMETEDISMIGETKNDEPIVLSDSEEEEVVVLEPQVLPRKTRAQTNLKQENTSKKTFNKRRKKKRAAP; encoded by the exons ATGAAGGCGACGCCGCTCTCCAACTGCGAGCGGCGCTTCCTCCTGCGCGCCATCGAGGAGAGGAAG CGCCTGGATGGGCGGCAGTGCTATGACTACCGGAACGTGCGCATCTCCTTCGGCGCCGACCACGGCTGCTGCATCGTGGAGCTGGGGAAGACTAG GGTTCTTGCACAAGTCTCATGTGAACTTGTTCCCCCCAAGCCAAATCGGCCTACAGAAGGTATACTTTTCTTCAATCTTGAGCTCTCACCAATGGCTGCACCTGGTTTTGAGCCTGGCAG GCAATCTGAGTTACTGGTGAGGCTGAACAGACTGATAGAACGATGCTTGAGAAATTCTAAATGTATAGATACTGAATCTCTCTGCGTTGTTGCTGGTGAAAAG GTTTGGCAAATTCGTCTGGACCTGCATCTGTTAAATCATGACGGTAATATTATTGATGCTGCCAGCATAGCAGGAATTGTAGCTCTGTGTCATTTTCGCAGACCAGATGTGTCTGTGCAGGGAGAGGAAGTAACTGTG TACACTCCTGAGGAACGTGATCCTGTCCCCCTGAGTATCCACCACATGCCTATTTGTGTCAGTTTTGCCTTCTTCCAGCAAGG GACGTACTTATTGGTGGATCCAAGTGAACGTGAGGAATGCGTCATGGATGGCCTCCTTGTAATTGCCATGAATAAACATCGGGAAATCTGTACCATCCAGTCCAGTGGAGGGGTTATGCTGGTAAAGGATCAG GTTCTGAGATGCAGTAAAATAACAGCTGTTAAGGTTGCAGAAATAACAGAACTAATTCAAAAAGCCTTGGAGAACGACCAGAAAGTTAG GAAAGAAGGTGGGAAGTTTGGCTTTGCAGAATCTATACCAAATCAGAAGATTACTGCCTTCAAAATGGAAAGCGCTGCTGTTGATACCAACAATGTGGAAGAACAAGCAGAAGAAATCATCACTAAAGCTGACCCTCCTTCAGAAGT CTGTGCCAAACCAATATTGCACACTCCCGGGACAGCCCAAATCGGGGAAGGAATAGAGAACTCCTGGGGAGAGCTTGAAGAATCTgagagggaagaagcagcagaagaggaagctgaaagTGAGGCTGCTGCTTTTGAATGTCAGAAAATGGAAACTGAGGATATAAGTATGATAGGAGAAACTAAGAATG atgAACCTATTGTACTGTCCGACAGTGAAGAGGAAGAAGTTGTTGTTCTGGAACCACAGGTGCTACCAAGGAAAACAAG